Within Vicia villosa cultivar HV-30 ecotype Madison, WI linkage group LG1, Vvil1.0, whole genome shotgun sequence, the genomic segment CACTTTTTATAGATATTAAGAAAAATAGTAATATAATTAACTTATATAGTTTATGTTTGATAATTAATAAACTCACTTtatgtataaaatattttattatgtcTTTTTATATTTCAAAGCAAACTAACAATAATGttaataaaaaatgaacaaatatacataaaaatatatagaaaatttaatatttaggaCAAAAGTATATTATAAAAAGTCTCATAAAGGAGTAACATAGGTAGGTTGATTGTTTCAAAAATAGACATAGCTCGGTACATACATGGCTGCATGTAAACACATGACTAAGAGAGAGAAAGTCATGGTAACGTGACAGCAATACAAACAAGTCGTCAAAGAAAGAGTTTGAACAAAAAACAAATAACCAAGTTTATCCAAATACTATCACCTACACGTTGGCTTTGGCGCGGAATAAATAAATTAACTTCAACtctccttctttttctctctctctatctctatctctctAGAAAACTCGTTCCTACCGCGTTAATAAATACTTTCCACTCTCCCATATCTCATTTCTTCCCACAATATTCCCAACACAATCTTCAAACCCCACATCACAACACAAccataaacataaacaaaaacatgaaacttgtttGGTCCCCTGAAACAGCATCTAAAGCATACATCGACACTGTACAATCGGTATGTAGGCAGgaatcaatatttttattttttattacaaatttcaatgttgaattggactaacattttttttatttgtttcagtGTAAGGTTTTACGAGGATCAGGCGTGGCGGAGCTTATTTCAGCCATGGCGGCAGGATGGAACGCGAAGGTGATAGTAGAAACATGGTCAGAGGGAGGTGCAATTGAAACAAGCATAGGTTTAGCGATAGCAAGAAAACACACGAGTGGGAGACACGTCTGCATAGTCCCAAACGAGagatcaagattagaatattcggTTAGAATGGGAGAAACGGGAGCTTCAACGGAAATCATCGTCGGAGAAGCAGAAGAAGTGATGGAAAGGTTCGTTGAAGAGATAGATTTCATGGTGGTGGATTGTAATGGAAGTGACGATTTCTCGAGGGTTTTGAAGGTGGCGAAGTTGAGTGTGAAAGGAGCGGTGTTGGTTTGTAAGAATGCGAATTTGAGAGGTGGTGGTTTCAAATGGGAGAATGTTGTTGGAGAAGAAGGAGGAGCACGATCACGACGGGTTGTTAGATCGGTGTTTCTTCCGGTAGGGAAAGGACTTGATATGGCACATGTTTCGGCGGTTGGGGGTAATTTGGGAAAAGATGGGCGTGGTCGGAGTGGGAAGAGATGGATTAGGCATGTTGATCAACGGTCAGGAGAGATGCATGTTATTAGACGATAaatgaatgagttaattgattaattgattaacTGATTAATTTGTCTTTAGTAGTTATTTTTGGATAGTTTTGTTATGATAAGgtttttctttttgtgaatatattGACAAATACTATATGTTTGTTGTATGTATACATCATTCCATTTTAATATTGTTATCACTTTTAAGTGTGTTTTAATACGTTTATGATAAACTTGGGtaaatttaattttgtaaaattgatttgagttaACTTGATTATGAAGTAAAttagtttatgttttgatgttagtAATGTGAAATCAAGAAGGAAATTCTAATATAAAAGTTAATGTGGTGTATTGATAGTATCCTTTTATTATAAAAGGtttgaataaattttattttagaagaGGGGCAACTTAAAAACGACGAAGGGAGAATAGAATTTCTTTTGCTTCAAAATCGACTTTCTAAATGGAGCTGAGATCATTTGACTTTGAAGAGGGGACTTTCCTCTAATTTTccctttatcaatttttttttctcttctttttgtttactTTTTTATAAGCAAGTCTCAAGTCAAGTCAGTGATGCCAATGATATGTTTCTTTTAAAAGAAGATGTGAAGAGAGGTTGCAAAGAAAGAAGtagaagaaaaaggatgaaaTTCTTCTATGTGCAAACTCCAAAGCATAATAAAAGAGAGACATAAATAACGTGGGACCCACCCCTATTTTGTGATCTAGAAGATATAAAAAAGtgggggacaacttctctacccatcacaaaaagttggtaGTGTAtctccaaccaatcacatgattccatTTCATTTAATACatgtaattatttattaaaataatacaaatatttattgttttcaaagtattttacaaaggtaac encodes:
- the LOC131605814 gene encoding uncharacterized protein LOC131605814; translation: MKLVWSPETASKAYIDTVQSCKVLRGSGVAELISAMAAGWNAKVIVETWSEGGAIETSIGLAIARKHTSGRHVCIVPNERSRLEYSVRMGETGASTEIIVGEAEEVMERFVEEIDFMVVDCNGSDDFSRVLKVAKLSVKGAVLVCKNANLRGGGFKWENVVGEEGGARSRRVVRSVFLPVGKGLDMAHVSAVGGNLGKDGRGRSGKRWIRHVDQRSGEMHVIRR